From one Alosa alosa isolate M-15738 ecotype Scorff River chromosome 5, AALO_Geno_1.1, whole genome shotgun sequence genomic stretch:
- the LOC125295323 gene encoding TBC1 domain family member 10A-like has product MARIENGRQQLDAVSIHTVGSQFDEESSFGSDSEINGFVSDRHTDKYGFIGGAQKYSTEKTPPEVLRQREVKWLDMLNHWDRWLFKRHKKVRLRCQKGIPPSLRGRAWLYLSGGKVKKEQNKGKFKELDSMQGDPKWMDVIERDLHRQFPFHEMFVSRGGHGQQDLLRVLKAYTLYRPDEGYCQAQAPIAAVLLMHMPAEEAFWCLVQICERYLPGYYSAGLEAIQLDGEILYALLKRVCPVAYRHLDKHKIEPILYMTEWFMCAFSRTLPWASVLRVWDMFLCDGVKIIFRVGLVLLRSMLGTKDKLKASQGQYETMELLRAIEPRYMQEGYLVHQVLECPVSVRDVEREHHVQLKRWRKKHGELSYKSAPRMHGALAVMAAEPHSRQDLYQNPTIVVQSPLDPSAGTPTLTRAAKKRATLRKSPKPIPDVPNPYALPSDPRLTPAPPPPPEARTQPEGAADAPPADQAPPLLPPSAAPTRCPSPPHPPMFYQPPPQQPISSQPSPSLQPMSSQHSPPQQLQANGQPSVQQQQPIGSPPSPPQQPITTQPQRQHPPMFYQPPPQPIPESPATQPIPESPATQPQPIPESPATQPIPESPATQPQPIPESPATQPITESPATQPITESPATQPIPESPATQPITESPATQPIPESPATQPQPIPESPATQPIPESPATQPQPIPESPATEPIPESPATQPQPIPESPATQPIPESPATELQPLPPAPSQTPPPPQGLQPITECLPQQEPISEPDAASVLQVTPDPGTPISDSPDDPSDLPALDHQAPPPPSTDHTPCDNTPPPPSTDPTPFDQATPSLLHASTESVESEDTYL; this is encoded by the exons GACGCCCCCGGAGGTGCTGAGGCAGAGGGAGGTGAAGTGGCTGGACATGCTCAACCACTGGGACCGCTGGCTCTTCAAGAGGCACAAGAAg GTGAGGTTGCGCTGTCAGAAGGGCATCCCCCCCTCGTTGCGTGGCAGGGCGTGGCTCTACCTGTCGGGTGGCAAAGTGAAGAAAGAGCAGAACAAGGGCAAGTtcaag GAGCTTGACAGCATGCAGGGAGACCCCAAGTGGATGGACGTCATTGAGAGAGACTTGCACCGGCAGTTCCCCTTCCACGAGATGTTCGTTTCACGAGGAGGtcatgg gcagCAGGATCTGCTGCGTGTGTTGAAGGCCTACACGCTGTATCGTCCAGACGAGGGCTACTGCCAGGCTCAGGCTCCCATCGCTGCAGTACTGCTGATGCACATGCCAGCAGAG gaGGCTTTCTGGTGCCTGGTCCAGATCTGTGAGCGGTACCTGCCAGGTTACTACAGCGCTGGACTG gaggCCATCCAGCTGGATGGGGAGATCCTGTATGCGTTGCTGAAGCGAGTGTGTCCAGTGGCTTACCGGCACCTGGACAAGCACAAGATCGAGCCGATCCTCTACATGACAGAGTGGTTCATGTGCGCCTTCTCCCGCACACTGCCCTGGGCCTCCGTGCTGCGCGTCTGGGACATGTTCCTGTGTGATG gAGTGAAGATCATCTTCCGTGTTGGGCTGGTGCTGCTGCGCAGTATGCTGGGGACCAAGGACAAGCTGAAGGCCTCTCAGGGCCAATACGAGACCATGGAGCTGCTGAGAGCCATCGAGCCTCGCTACATGCAGGAGGGATACCTGGTgcaccag gtgttgGAGTGTCCGGTGTCGGTGCGGGACGTGGAGCGGGAGCATCACGTGCAGCTGAAGCGCTGGCGTAAGAAGCATGGCGAGCTGAGCTACAAGTCGGCTCCCAGGATGCACGGCGCTCTGGCCGTCATGGCCGCTGAGCCGCACAGCCGGCAGGACCTCTACCAGAACCCCACCATCGTGGTGCAGTCTCCGCTGGACCCCTCGGCCGGCACGCCCACGCTCACACGCGCCGCCAAGAAGAGGGCCACCCTCCGCAAGAGCCCCAAGCCCATCCCCGACGTCCCCAACCCCTACGCGCTGCCCTCCGACCCCCGGCTGACCCCTGCGCCGCCCCCCCCTCCAGAAGCCAGGACGCAGCCCGAGGGAGCGGCCGATGCCCCGCCTGCTGACCAGGCGCCGCCGCTCTTGCCCCCCTCCGCTGCCCCCACGCGCTGCCCCTCTCCGCCCCACCCGCCCATGTTCTACCAGCCGCCTCCGCAGCAGCCAATCAGCAGTCAGCCCTCGCCCTCGCTGCAGCCAATGAGCAGCCAGCATTCGCCCCCACAGCAGCTGCAGGCCAACGGCCAGCCCtcggtgcagcagcagcagccaataGGCAGTCCACCTTCGCCACCACAACAGCCAATCACAACGCAGCCTCAGCGCCAGCACCCGCCCATGTTCTACCAGCCTCCGCCGCAGCCAATCCCAGAGAGCCCTGCAACACAGCCAATCCCTGAGAGCCCTGCAACACAGCCGCAGCCAATCCCAGAGAGCCCTGCAACACAGCCAATCCCAGAGAGCCCTGCAACACAGCCGCAGCCAATCCCAGAGAGCCCTGCAACACAGCCAATAACAGAGAGCCCTGCAACACAGCCAATAACAGAGAGCCCTGCAACACAGCCAATCCCAGAAAGCCCTGCAACACAGCCAATAACAGAGAGCCCTGCAACACAGCCAATCCCAGAGAGCCCTGCAACACAGCCGCAGCCAATCCCAGAGAGCCCTGCAACACAGCCAATCCCAGAGAGCCCTGCAACACAGCCGCAGCCAATCCCAGAGAGCCCTGCAACAGAGCCAATCCCAGAGAGCCCTGCAACACAGCCGCAGCCAATCCCAGAGAGCCCTGCAACACAGCCAATCCCAGAGAGCCCTGCAACAGAGCTCCAGCCGCTTCCTCCAGCCCCCAGCCAGACCCCGCCTCCACCACAGGGCCTGCAGCCAATCACAGAGTGCCTTCCACAGCAAGAGCCAATCAGCGAGCCCGACGCAGCCTCTGTGCTGCAGGTGACCCCTGACCCCGGCACCCCCATTAGTGACTCACCTGACGACCCCTCGGACCTCCCTGCGCTGGACCATCAGGCCCCGCCCCCACCCAGCACAGACCACACCCCCTGTGACAATACCCCGCCCCCACCCAGCACAGACCCCACCCCATTTGATCAGGCCACTCCCTCCTTGCTCCACGCCTCCACTGAGAGTGTGGAGTCAGAGGATACCTACCTGTAG